In the Sulfurivermis fontis genome, GGCTTGGGTGCGGTCACCTTCACCATTGCACCACGCCCAATCCCTCTAGTTGAGCCGCTGTCGATCAAGGTTGAGACCAATATTCCGGCGATTCGGGCAGTGGATGTCGATTTCAGCGGTGTCGATATGAATATGGGGTACAACCGTTTCCGCCTCAAACCGCTCGGTGATGGCCGGTATGAAGGTGAGGGGATGTTACCGGTCTGTGTGCGTAGTCGCATGAGCTGGGAAGCCAAAGTCATGTTGACTATGGCTGATACGGTGTACGTCGCACCATTCCGGTTTGATACTATCTCCCGCCGTTAACCATGAACCGGCGCTTGTTGTTTCCTGCGGTGGCACTAGCCGTGACACTGGGAATTCTGGTGACTCTGTTGCTGTGGCAACCGGCTGAGCGGCAGGAGCCAAGTCCGCTTACGGCAGGTGATTTTGTGCTGACGACGGCCAACGGGCCACTGAGCTTGGCGCAGATGCGCGGCAAGATCGTGATTCTTTATTTCGGTTATACCTGGTGCCCCGATGTTTGTCCGACTTCACTTGCGCTGCTGGGGATGGCACTGCATAAGCTGGATGCGCAGGAGCTGGCACAGATTCAGCCCATATTTATCAGCGTTGATCCTGCGCGCGATACGGTAGAGCGCCTCGCCGAATATACTGCCTATTTTCATCCCGCATTGCGCGGTGCTACTGGAACACCCCAGCAGATAGCCGATGTCGCGCAGCGCTATGGTGTGGCTTATGCTCGTGAGCAGAATGGCAGCAGTACAGACTACACTGTTGATCATTCATCGTTGACCTACCTTTTGGATCGTAACGGGAAGTTGCACGAGGTTCTCCCCCATGGGGCTCCACCCGACAAGATCGTCGCAGCCATCCGTCAACTCTTGGCTCGCTAGCCTACGCTTGAGGACGGCTACGAATCGCGTTTGCCGGCAGTGGTATCGCCGAAACAATTTCGAGGCAACGCTACAGGTGGCAACATTACAGTTGCGGCAAATCAGGTCGACGGCAATATCGGTGTCAGATTACTGAACGTCGTCAACAGTGGCGAGAAAGGCGAAAATATCCATCAACTCCTCATCTGAGAATAGAGTCAGCAATTCAACTGGATCTGATTCATCATGTTTGCGTAGACCCTGGCGGTATTTATCCACCTGACGCAGTAGGTATTTGGTGTGCTGGCCGGCCAGCATGGGAGCATCGCCATCGGCCTTCTTGCCCCAGCCATCGACGCCATGACAGGAGCGACACTCTTTGTTATAGGTGATGCGCCCCTTTTCCGGGTCACCTTGTTCCGTTCGCGGGATATTGAGCAGGCGCTTGGCCAGTTGCAGACGGGCCAGGGGATCAAACTCCTTGCTCTCATCAATTGGGGGAAGCTGAGTCAGCAGTTCTATCTGTGCAATATAGGCACTGACGTCGTATACATCGGCCTCGGGAAAGTCACGCGGGTTGACGTATTCGAGCATGGCCATGTTGTCCAGCTTGCGCTCGCGGAACAGATGCATCTGCTTGACGATATAGGCCTCTGGTTGGCCGGCAATGCGTGGATATTCACCGTCCTTGCCTCCCTGGCCGAACTCCCCGTGGCAACCAGCACATACTTCATTGACGTCTTTGCCATTGCGCAGGTCGACATTGTCCTGGGCCAAGAGACTGGGGGGTAGCAGAGTGTAAATCAGCGCAGCCAGTGTCAGCAGCTTATTCATGCCTCGGACTCCAATACCTGTAGTGATTCGTCGGGAATAGTATAGGCGGGGCAGTGGTTCTGGTATTTGATGGATATCAAGGTGGGGTAAACCTCGTTCCCGTTCTGCTGGGTTCTGTGGCGTGACTTTAGCCCTGGACGAAAAACAACGGGGCCATGCGGCCCCGTTGTGTTCCCCGGTTGGGTGCAGCTTAGCCGAAGGTATCGGCAGTGATGTTTTTGAACCACGAGTGGGCGTAGGCCACTTCGCGCTTCAGCATCTCTTCCGAGGCATCGGCCGGTGTCAGACCGCCAGCACCCTTGACGCCGGTAATGGCGCCATCCACCAACTGGTACACTGCGGCCACGGAGATACCGTGCTCCGGGGTGATCAGGCTGTAGCAGGTGTTGACGTAGGCCGGTACCGGAGCCTCCATGCCATTGAGCAGTGCGGCTACGGCGGCAGCACATACCTTGGCCTGGGAGTTGGCGGAATAGCCGGACTTCGGCATTTCGCCGGCGATGCTGGCATCGCCCAAGACGTGGATGTTGGCATGGATGGTGGACTCGAAGGTGCCCTGGTTGACCGGGCACCAGCCCTTGTCGTTCACCAGACCCGCGGTGTGGGCGATCTTGCCAGCCTTCTGCGGCGGGATCACGTTCACCACGTCACCCTTGTACTTCTCCACCGCGCCCTGCAGCGAACGGCTGGCCACATCGACCGACTCGATCTTGCCGCCACCGGCTGCACCAACCCATTCGATCATGTCGCCGTAATGCTTCTTCCAGCCGGCCATGAACAGGCCCTGTTTGGCGAACTTGTCCTTGGCGTCGAGGATCAGCACCTTGGACTTCGGCTTGTGTTTCTTCAGATAGTGGGCGATCTGCGAGGCACGCTCGTACGGACCAGGGGGGCAGCGGAACGGGTTGTCCGGTGCGGCGATGATGACGGTACCGCCGTCCTTCATGTCCTGGAGCTGCTTCTGCAGGATGGTGGTCTGCGGACCGGCCTTCCAGGCATGCGGCATGATCTCGGCGGCCTTTTCATCGTAGCCGCCGATAGCATCCCATTTGAAGTCGATGCCGGGAGCGACCACACAACGGTCATAACCGAAGGTCTGACCACCCGCGGTGGTTACCTTGCGCGCGGCTGCATCGATACCGGTGACGGTATCGTGCACCACCTTGACGCCATGCTTGGCCAGGCCACTGTAGTCGAACTTGATGGAGTCCATGGTGCGCTCACCACCCAGCACCTCATTGCTCATGAAGCAGGTGTAGTAGTGCTTGTTGGGCTCGATCAGGGTGACTTCGATGGAGGCGTCGGCGCGGCGCAGGTACTTGGCCACGGTGGCACCGCCGACACCGCCACCGACAACGACCACCTTTTTGCTGGCGCCGAGAGCGATGTGCGGAACGCCGATGGCACCAACCGCTGCGGTACCGCCGGCAACTTTGAGGAAGCTTCTACGAGTGATATGCGTCATGTTTTGGCCCCTTCCAATTCTTATTTCTGGCTACCGTAATAGTGTACGAGCTGTTCGAGGCTGTCGTTACCAGCCTTCTTCATCATCTCGTCGACCTTGGATTTCATCTTCTTCGGCATCTCGCGGGAGCCGCTGGTGAAATCCGTGAACGAGTAGCGTAGATAGGGCATCATCTGGCCAGCCAGAATGCCGCCGTCATCGGCTAGCTTGCCGCCATCTTCGTGGCACTTCTCGCAGTAACGGTCATGCAGGCGCTTGCCGGCTGCGGCCAGCTTCTTGTCGGCGCCCTGATCGATACGGACGAATTTCTGCTCGGCGAAGTAACCGGCCATCAGCTTGATCTCATCTTCGCTGTAGCCCTTGGCGATACGGTCCATGATGGTGGCAGGACGGGTGCCGTCCTTATACGCCTGCATGGTTTCGATGAAGTACTCCGCCTTGATGCCGGCAATGGTAGGGGTGGCCGGGCCATTGCTCGAGCCGTCGGTGCCGTGGCAGCCGGCACAGGTATTGGCCAGCATCGATGCACTCGGGCCTGCCGCCAGCGCGGCGGCGCCCAGGGTCAGACTACCCAGGACGATAGCGCCCTGCATGAGAGTCTTGTATTTCATGGGACCTCCTTTTGGTTGCTCTTGGTTTGCTCTTTTATCGTCAACTACACTTGTTACACTTCCTACCTAACACACTGGGTTATTCCAGTGATTCCTGCATAACCTGCATATTCAGCGGGTCTGTTCCAGCAACTTGATGCATTCCTGGTGCTTGCCGGCACGAGCCAAACTCAAGGCGTCGTCACCGTGCTTGTCTTTCAGCGCCGCATTCGCGCCACGATCCAGCAGCAGGCGAACAATTTTGGCATAGCCATTGGCCGCGGCTTCCATCAGGGCTGTGGTGCCATTGACGTCCTGGTGATTGATTTCTGCCCCACGCTCAAGCAGCAATTCCGTGGTGTGGAGATGATTGTTGCCGGCAGACCAGGCGAGTGCGGTAGAGCCGTCGTCACTCATCGCATTGATATCGACCCCATGATCGAGCAGTAACTGCACTACATGCAGATGACCCTTGCCGGCCGCAACGATCAGGGCGTTGGCTCCGTCGCGATTGCGTAGATCGGTGTCGGCGCCGGCGTTCAACAGCAGGCGCACCACGGCCCCATTGTCCTTCTCGGCGGCGATCATCAATGGTGTAAAGCCGTCCCGATCCGAGACGTTGACGTTGGCGCCACGGGACAGTAGCAGTTCCACCACTTCGACATGGTTATAACGGCTGGCCAGGGAGAGCGCATCCCAGCCGGCACGGGTCTTGTCCTGTATGCGCGCACCGGCCTCGAGAAGACGCTGTACCAACGCCACATCACCTTGTTCAGAGGCAAAGGTGAGGGCGGTGCAGCCAACTGAACTGCGTGCGTTGACATCGGCGCCACGGGACAGCAGTAATTCCACGACGTCGAGATTGCCTTCCTCGACGGCGAACATCAGGGCGGATTTGCCAAAGCTGGTCTTGGCATTGGGGTTGGCGCCTTTGTCGAGCAGGCTGCGTACCAGGTCGACATCACCGATAAGGGCTGCCTCACGTAACTCCTTGTCCAGTTCCGGTTCTTTGGCACCGGCAGCTGCTGCGAGAATAAGCAGCAGAGAGAACAATACGATACGAACTATCGTGGCGTGTTTGGGCATGGCGCTGCTCTCAGTCCTGATGGTGGCGGCGTGATTCATTATCGCAGCAATCACTCGTCTTTCGCCTTGTTCTCGTCCGCGCTTTCCTCGGTGTCGGCGTATTCTTCCTCATCGTACGGCTCTTCCGGCATCTGATGGGCAATACCCTGATGACAATCGATACAGGTCTTGCCACGCGTCGGTGCCTGCTCGTGCTTGTTACGCGCCGAGCGACCTTGGACACTGAAATCCATATCCTCGAATTCGTGGCAGGTACGGCACTCCCGCGAGTCGGTCGCCTTCATCTTATCCCATACACGATTCGCCATCTCCCAGCGGTGGGCCTCAAATTTCTCCTGGGTGTCCACAGTGCCGATGATCTGATGGTAGATATCCTTCACCGCGATGATCTTGGCGGCTACCTTGGGGAAGAACTCCTTGGGCACATGACAGTCGGCGCACTGTGCCTGGACACCAACGCGGTTCTTGAAGTGCTTGGTTTCCTTATATTCTTCATAATTCCAGCGCATGGTATGGCAGGAAGTGCAGAATTCGGTGGTGTTGGTGTAGGCAAAAAAGCCGTTTACACCAGCCAGAGCGAGGGCGCCACCAACGAACAGCGCAAAACCGATGATGTACTTTTTCATAATGGTGTAATGACCCGGTATTACTATTTGCCTGAATTTTGCCAGGGAAGCTCTGAACTTATTCAGAGCTTCCTTAATCTTCATCTAAACTCGAACACCCAAGACAGGCAAATATCCCATACAGAGTACGGTATTGAGTCCATGTACCTCATACCTGCCATCCGGATCCTGGTGTCGCCTATATCCATATGGCAAAAATTATGCCACTGAAGAGAATCTGTTATTTGTTTTTAACATGTTGATATGTATGCATTTTATGGTGTGTCCTTGAGGGTTGCAAAACTGCCTGGCATGTCAGTTTTTCTTGTGTCATGACGGTATGTGACATCCGGACGTGTCACATTCTCCCTACCCATGTGACAACATAGGTAATCGAGGGCACATGTGCTATATTTCGCGCCGTCTGTGGCCCTAGGGGTCATGCGCATATCGGGGCGGTAGCTCAGCTGGGAGAGCGTCGCGTTCGCAATGCGAAGGTCGAGGGTTCGATCCCCTTCCGCTCCACCAGCTCATTCCGCCACCCCAGTTGGCACTTCCCTTCCTTGCCCCGGTAGCTCAGCTGGATAGAGCGGTCCCCTCCTAAGGGACAGGTCGTACGTTCAAATCGTATCCGGGGCGCCAAACCCCCGGCGTTGCCATTTCTCCATCTCTTTGCGTCGGATATTTGACGCATCACTCCCATCTTCCTAAGTTTTCGATACAGCTTTCTGTATGGGACGGCAATTTTTTGCCGCTTTGCCGCTCCAGTATGGCAGTGATAATCATATCTTGTTGAATATATTTGTGTAATTATCATGGCACGGGTGTTGCTTGGGATGGGCAGGAGTGGAATCGCGGAGGTTTGCCCATGCCAGCCCATATCGACAGCTTTTTAGGTGTTCATGAAGCCGCACTGCGTCTGCGTGCGGCGCGCTCGGAGGTGATTGCCTCCAATCTGGCCAATGCCGACACCCCCAACTACCTGGCGCGCGACATCGATTTCAAGGCGGTATTGAGCGAATACCAGGGGACGGCAGGGGGGGCGGCCATGCAGATCACACACAGCCGCCATCTCAGCGCCAGCGGCGGTGTCGCTGCGCCGGAATTGCTGTACCGCGAGCCGACCCAGCCGGCGGTGGACGGCAACACCGTCGACTCACAGGTGGAGAAGGCCGCCTTCATGGAAAACGCCCTGCAGTATCAGGCCACGCTGCGCTTCATTGACGGCAGCATCAAGACGCTGCGCACGGCCATCCGAGGAGACTGATCATGTCCATGTTCAAGGTATTCGATATCGCCGGCTCGGCCATGAGTGCACAAAGCCTGCGCCTCAATGTCACCGCGAGCAACCTGGCCAATGCCAACAGCGTCAGCAGCAGCATCGATGAGACCTATCGCGCGCGGCAGCCGGTCTTCGCGGCCATGCTGAGTGAGGCGGGGCAGGGCGGAGAGCCGGATGCCGTCGGT is a window encoding:
- a CDS encoding SCO family protein, with product MTLLLWQPAERQEPSPLTAGDFVLTTANGPLSLAQMRGKIVILYFGYTWCPDVCPTSLALLGMALHKLDAQELAQIQPIFISVDPARDTVERLAEYTAYFHPALRGATGTPQQIADVAQRYGVAYAREQNGSSTDYTVDHSSLTYLLDRNGKLHEVLPHGAPPDKIVAAIRQLLAR
- a CDS encoding c-type cytochrome, with protein sequence MNKLLTLAALIYTLLPPSLLAQDNVDLRNGKDVNEVCAGCHGEFGQGGKDGEYPRIAGQPEAYIVKQMHLFRERKLDNMAMLEYVNPRDFPEADVYDVSAYIAQIELLTQLPPIDESKEFDPLARLQLAKRLLNIPRTEQGDPEKGRITYNKECRSCHGVDGWGKKADGDAPMLAGQHTKYLLRQVDKYRQGLRKHDESDPVELLTLFSDEELMDIFAFLATVDDVQ
- a CDS encoding NAD(P)/FAD-dependent oxidoreductase; translation: MTHITRRSFLKVAGGTAAVGAIGVPHIALGASKKVVVVGGGVGGATVAKYLRRADASIEVTLIEPNKHYYTCFMSNEVLGGERTMDSIKFDYSGLAKHGVKVVHDTVTGIDAAARKVTTAGGQTFGYDRCVVAPGIDFKWDAIGGYDEKAAEIMPHAWKAGPQTTILQKQLQDMKDGGTVIIAAPDNPFRCPPGPYERASQIAHYLKKHKPKSKVLILDAKDKFAKQGLFMAGWKKHYGDMIEWVGAAGGGKIESVDVASRSLQGAVEKYKGDVVNVIPPQKAGKIAHTAGLVNDKGWCPVNQGTFESTIHANIHVLGDASIAGEMPKSGYSANSQAKVCAAAVAALLNGMEAPVPAYVNTCYSLITPEHGISVAAVYQLVDGAITGVKGAGGLTPADASEEMLKREVAYAHSWFKNITADTFG
- a CDS encoding c-type cytochrome, yielding MKYKTLMQGAIVLGSLTLGAAALAAGPSASMLANTCAGCHGTDGSSNGPATPTIAGIKAEYFIETMQAYKDGTRPATIMDRIAKGYSEDEIKLMAGYFAEQKFVRIDQGADKKLAAAGKRLHDRYCEKCHEDGGKLADDGGILAGQMMPYLRYSFTDFTSGSREMPKKMKSKVDEMMKKAGNDSLEQLVHYYGSQK
- a CDS encoding ankyrin repeat domain-containing protein; protein product: MPKHATIVRIVLFSLLLILAAAAGAKEPELDKELREAALIGDVDLVRSLLDKGANPNAKTSFGKSALMFAVEEGNLDVVELLLSRGADVNARSSVGCTALTFASEQGDVALVQRLLEAGARIQDKTRAGWDALSLASRYNHVEVVELLLSRGANVNVSDRDGFTPLMIAAEKDNGAVVRLLLNAGADTDLRNRDGANALIVAAGKGHLHVVQLLLDHGVDINAMSDDGSTALAWSAGNNHLHTTELLLERGAEINHQDVNGTTALMEAAANGYAKIVRLLLDRGANAALKDKHGDDALSLARAGKHQECIKLLEQTR
- a CDS encoding NapC/NirT family cytochrome c, whose product is MKIKEALNKFRASLAKFRQIVIPGHYTIMKKYIIGFALFVGGALALAGVNGFFAYTNTTEFCTSCHTMRWNYEEYKETKHFKNRVGVQAQCADCHVPKEFFPKVAAKIIAVKDIYHQIIGTVDTQEKFEAHRWEMANRVWDKMKATDSRECRTCHEFEDMDFSVQGRSARNKHEQAPTRGKTCIDCHQGIAHQMPEEPYDEEEYADTEESADENKAKDE
- the flgB gene encoding flagellar basal body rod protein FlgB, with translation MPAHIDSFLGVHEAALRLRAARSEVIASNLANADTPNYLARDIDFKAVLSEYQGTAGGAAMQITHSRHLSASGGVAAPELLYREPTQPAVDGNTVDSQVEKAAFMENALQYQATLRFIDGSIKTLRTAIRGD